From the Microtus ochrogaster isolate Prairie Vole_2 unplaced genomic scaffold, MicOch1.0 UNK16, whole genome shotgun sequence genome, one window contains:
- the CUNH1orf68 gene encoding skin-specific protein 32 isoform X1, translating into MCDQQKQPQFLPSCVKGSGLGAGQGGSGAFGKGQVSGSVQTVYAPGPAFCQPQTIVRYSAPVPTQTYVKYQVPCQTRTYVKCPAPCQTYVKCPPPCQTYVKCPAPCQTAYVKCPAPCQTTCVKCPAPCQTQTYYVQYPAPSQTYYAQASSGGSGSQGGAPDPCSAPCSMSYCCLAPRTFGVSPLRRWVQRPQGWNTGSSSCCEDSGCCSSGGCGGCSSGGCGSGGCGSGGCGGCGCGSGCCCLGIIPMRSRGPACCDSGDDCCC; encoded by the exons ATGTGTGACCAGCAGAAGCAGCCGCAGTTCCTTCCATCTTGTGTGAAGGGTTCGGGACTTGGAGCCGGGCAAGGTGGCAGCGGTGCCTTTGGGAAAGGCCAGGTTTCAGGATCC GTCCAAACTGTTTATGCTCCGGGACCTGCTTTTTGTCAGCCTCAAACTATCGTTAGATACTCAGCTCCGGTTCCCACTCAAACTTACGTGAAATATCAAGTTCCATGCCAGACCAGAACCTACGTGAAGTGCCCAGCTCCCTGCCAGACATACGTGAAATGCCCACCTCCCTGCCAGACATACGTGAAGTGCCCAGCCCCATGCCAGACAGCCTATGTGAAGTGCCCAGCCCCATGCCAAACGACCTGTGTCAAATGCCCAGCTCCCTGCCAGACTCAGACGTATTATGTCCAGTATCCAGCGCCTAGCCAGACCTACTACGCTCAGGCTTCTTCAGGTGGCTCAGGTTCTCAGGGCGGTGCCCCTGACCCATGCTCTGCTCCCTGTTCCATGAGCTACTGCTGTTTGGCTCCCCGGACCTTTGGGGTGAGTCCTCTGAGACGCTGGGTCCAGCGGCCCCAAGGATGGAACACCGGATCTTCCAGCTGCTGTGAGGATTCTGGGTGCTGTAGTTCTGGAGGCTGTGGAGGCTGCAGCTCTGGAGGCTGTGGCTCTGGAGGCTGCGGCTCTGGAGGCTGCGGAGGTTGCGGCTGTGGCTCTGGGTGCTGCTGTTTGGGAATTATTCCCATGAGGTCCCGAGGTCCTGCATGCTGTGACAGTGGGGATGATTGCTGCTGTTAA
- the CUNH1orf68 gene encoding skin-specific protein 32 isoform X2 → MCDQQKQPQFLPSCVKGSGLGAGQGGSGAFGKGQVSGSVQTVYAPGPAFCQPQTIVRYSAPVPTQTYVKYQVPCQTRTYVKCPAPCQTYVKCPPPCQTYVKCPAPCQTAYVKCPAPCQTTCVKCPAPCQTQTYYVQYPAPSQTYYAQASSGGSGSQGGAPDPCSAPCSMSYCCLAPRTFGVSPLRRWVQRPQGWNTGSSSCCEDSGCCSSGGCCGSGGCGGCGCGSGCCCLGIIPMRSRGPACCDSGDDCCC, encoded by the exons ATGTGTGACCAGCAGAAGCAGCCGCAGTTCCTTCCATCTTGTGTGAAGGGTTCGGGACTTGGAGCCGGGCAAGGTGGCAGCGGTGCCTTTGGGAAAGGCCAGGTTTCAGGATCC GTCCAAACTGTTTATGCTCCGGGACCTGCTTTTTGTCAGCCTCAAACTATCGTTAGATACTCAGCTCCGGTTCCCACTCAAACTTACGTGAAATATCAAGTTCCATGCCAGACCAGAACCTACGTGAAGTGCCCAGCTCCCTGCCAGACATACGTGAAATGCCCACCTCCCTGCCAGACATACGTGAAGTGCCCAGCCCCATGCCAGACAGCCTATGTGAAGTGCCCAGCCCCATGCCAAACGACCTGTGTCAAATGCCCAGCTCCCTGCCAGACTCAGACGTATTATGTCCAGTATCCAGCGCCTAGCCAGACCTACTACGCTCAGGCTTCTTCAGGTGGCTCAGGTTCTCAGGGCGGTGCCCCTGACCCATGCTCTGCTCCCTGTTCCATGAGCTACTGCTGTTTGGCTCCCCGGACCTTTGGGGTGAGTCCTCTGAGACGCTGGGTCCAGCGGCCCCAAGGATGGAACACCGGATCTTCCAGCTGCTGTGAGGATTCTGGGTGCTGTAGTTCTGGAGGCT GCTGCGGCTCTGGAGGCTGCGGAGGTTGCGGCTGTGGCTCTGGGTGCTGCTGTTTGGGAATTATTCCCATGAGGTCCCGAGGTCCTGCATGCTGTGACAGTGGGGATGATTGCTGCTGTTAA